The genomic stretch GCGCGATCAAGCGGCGAAGGCTTGCAACGTCCAAATTGCGGATATCGATCCCATCAAGTGTAATCGTACCCTTTCTTACATTATAGGCTCTCATCAAGAGCTGAATAATCGTAGATTTACCTGATCCTGTCGCCCCTAGCAATCCAATTACAGAGCCCTCTGGCGCATCAATGACTAGGTCTGTTACGGCATTCGACTTATCAGGATAGTTGAACGTAACATGGTCAAAGCGTACATGGCCTTTTACCGAATGGTTGTTAACCACGATAGCATCCTCTGTGTTTTTCACGTGAACATGCTCATTGAGCAAGCCAAGCACCCGTTCTCCTGATGCTTTGAATTGTGTGAAGTTGTTGATATGGAACCCAAGCCCCCACATTGGACCAATGATGTACCAGATCAAGCTGAAGAAGGCAACAAACTCACCTAGTTTGAGTGAACCGTTAATAACAAGAATACCGCCTGTTACTAAAAGGATGACAGCGCTTAAATTCGCAACGAGCTCCATCACTGGAAAATACTTCGCCCATATCTTTGCTGCCCCTACCTGATTCGTTTGGTAAGCTTCACTGCGTATTGAAAATTTCGATACTTCATGGGTTTCACGCGCAAATGATTTGACAGTACGCACACCCGTAATATTCTCTTGCACCGCAGTCGTAAGATTACTCATCGCTTGGCGCATCTCACGGAAAGCTGGATGGATATGACGTTCAAAGCGTATAGCTACAAAGCCAAGCAACGGTATCATCACTAGCGTAATCAACGTTAGCTGCCAATGAATGGACAGCATCATCGCTCCTCCGAAAACAATCATGAGCACCATGTTCAAAATTTGCGCAAAGCCAAATCCGATAAAGTTGCGAATGGCTTCGAGATCGGCTGTCAGACGCGACATAAGGTCACCCGTCTTCGCTTTGTCATAATACTGATACGACAGCGTTTGCAGCTTGTCATACAAAGCATTTCTCATATTGAAGGCTACCTTATTTCCAAGGCGCCCTCCCGTTAATCCGTGTAGAAACTGCATACATGCTTTAAAAATGACGACTCCAACAACCGTAAAAGCAAGCGTCGGTACTAGATGATAATTTTCTAGCTTGATGACATCATCAATCAAAAATCGCAGTAAATTCGGATAAACAAGTCCGAGCGCCGTAGCGCACATTAAACAAATTATTGAGGCGAACAGCAACTTTCGCTCCTCCCAATAAAATGCTCTCAACTGCTTAAAAACGTCCAAGTAATTCCAACTCCCCGTAGCAATTTTTTTAGTATGAATGAATAGTAGCAGTAACCTGAAAACGGAGCAAACAGTATAAGTATGCATATAATTGATTAAAGGAGCTTATTGACTCATTAACTAAATCGAAACTGGTTATTCCTCCTATTTGGTCGTAATTCATGACATATATGTGCCTATTACTCACTTTTTGCACATAAACACACAAAATAAAAAAAGCTTTTGCAGGTGGGAAAAACACCCGCAAAAGCATTAAGCTAATCCTGTGATCGAACAGGGCATATTCATTGACATTTAGAGATGAATAAGTTGATTGTACAGCTGCTTCAGCTCTGAAGTATTTGCGCTGCCAGAGAGCGAGCTTCGCTTGCCGCTCTCAAAGGCGAGCATATCCTCTTCCAGCTGCTTACCAGCTTGATCGGCAGCCCTTTGCCATATCTGCTCATAAAGTGAGATCCACTCCGCAGTTTGCTCAGACATCCATCCATTTAGAGATGGAGCAAGCAGTGCTTCCAGCTCTTTGCGAAGCAGCGACTTTCCTTCGCCTTCAAAAAACTGGCGCGGAGATTTGAAACGGCTCCAGAGCAGCTTCGTATCTACCGCAGCAGCTTCCCATACCGGCGGCTCTTCCGGCGTTGGCAAATCTGAAGCAGCATATGGAACCGCATTGTAAGAAGCGATATACGCTTCCAAGTTCTGCGCTGCATTTGCAAATTGCTTCTGGAGCTGCGTATGAAGCCCGCGTTCCATCCGAAGCGACGTTGCCAGCAGCTCCTGTGAGAGCTCCAGCTGGACAAGCCGCTGCAGCTCAAGCCATGATGTCCATATCGCTTTACGCAAGTCTCGACCGTCATCCTGCAATGAGGCTGGATTGAAGGCAAGATTATAAAACTCGCCAAATCGATATTGAATCCGCTGGACCACATAGTACATCAGCTCACTCAGCTCTTGCCTTAGAAGCTCCGGCATCAAGCCTGTCTTCAGCGCAGTAATTTCACTCTTAGCTTCATTTACAGCATGGCTTAGCGAGCTTAACTCCGCTTCACGTGATGCCATATCACCTTCTGCGCTGTGAATCCAGCCAAGGGCAGTAGCGGCTGCACGCTTCAAATCCTGTTCTGCCGCATCAATCGCCATTCGTCCCAGATCATTCTGAATAAAGGATAAGAAGGATTGCTCAAACTCTTCAATGCCTGAACGCTTCAACAGCTCTGAA from Paenibacillus sp. FSL H8-0548 encodes the following:
- a CDS encoding ABC transporter ATP-binding protein → MDVFKQLRAFYWEERKLLFASIICLMCATALGLVYPNLLRFLIDDVIKLENYHLVPTLAFTVVGVVIFKACMQFLHGLTGGRLGNKVAFNMRNALYDKLQTLSYQYYDKAKTGDLMSRLTADLEAIRNFIGFGFAQILNMVLMIVFGGAMMLSIHWQLTLITLVMIPLLGFVAIRFERHIHPAFREMRQAMSNLTTAVQENITGVRTVKSFARETHEVSKFSIRSEAYQTNQVGAAKIWAKYFPVMELVANLSAVILLVTGGILVINGSLKLGEFVAFFSLIWYIIGPMWGLGFHINNFTQFKASGERVLGLLNEHVHVKNTEDAIVVNNHSVKGHVRFDHVTFNYPDKSNAVTDLVIDAPEGSVIGLLGATGSGKSTIIQLLMRAYNVRKGTITLDGIDIRNLDVASLRRLIAPVFQETFLFSASIRDNIAFGVRNVTPEQIEYAAKLAKAHDFIMELPLGYDTIVGERGMGLSGGQKQRIAIARALIINPRILILDDATSAVDMETEHEIQAGFKELMAGRTTFIIAHRISSLRHADEIIVLDKGHIVQRGTHAQLIAQQGPYRDTYNIQYADYPLEDTTLSEQVHNRKGSTV